The Pseudochaenichthys georgianus unplaced genomic scaffold, fPseGeo1.2 scaffold_779_arrow_ctg1, whole genome shotgun sequence nucleotide sequence tgtgtgtgtgtgtgtgtggtgtgtgtgtgtgtgtgtgtgtgtgtgtgtgtgtgtgtgtgtggtgtgtgtgtgtgtgtgtgtgtgtgtgtgtgtgtgtgtgtgtgtggtgtgtgtgtgtgtgtgtgtgtgtggtgtgtgtgtgtgtgtgtgtgtgtgtgtgtgtgtgtgtgtgggccgtgtgtgtgtgtgactcccagtgtgtgtgtgctgtgtgactggcagtgtgtgtgtgtgttattacgtgtgagtgtgtgtgtgtgtgtgtgtgtgggtgtgcgtgtgcgtgtgcgtgtgtgtgtgatgtgtgtgtggtgtcagTGTTTCttatgtgtgagtgagtgagtgagtgtgtgtgatgtgtcagTGTTTCTTACGTGTGAGTGtcagtgtgtgagagtgtgttccCGATGAAGCTCTCTCTGCTCCTCGCTCTGCTCTCAGGTAACTCCTAACAGCTCTATTTGTTTGCTTCCAGCAGAAAgtcatgtttttaatatgttaaATGATTTAGAACAGTGAAGCTTTCTGGGCAACATGTGTTGAGATAAATACATGTGTTTTAGTATGTTATTATTAAACTCGTCTGAGACTCCGGTCGAAGGCTTTCCCACGGACTGGAGCTGGACTGTTGGtcttgagttcggactcgtcagtcGTCAGTCGGGACTCGAGTGCTAAGACTTGGCTTGAACCTGCCTTTTGGAGTGCACTTGGGACATAGTTGACTTGCTTTGGACTTGAGTGCTCAGACTCGTGGCGTGTGGGACAGACAGGTGGCGTgtgggacagacaggtggagggtgggacagacaggtggagggtgggacagacaggtggcgtgtgggacagacaggtggcgtgtgggacagacaggtggagggtgggacagacaggtggagggtgggacagacaggtggcgtgtgggacagacaggtggagggtgggacagacaggtggcgtgtgggacagacaggtggcgtgtgggacagacaggtggagggtgggacagacaggtggcgtgtgggacagacaggtggcgtgtgggacagacaggtggagggtgggacagacaggtggagggtgggacagacaggtggagggtgggacagacaggtggcgtgtgggacagacaggtggagggtgggacagacaggtggagggtgggacagacaggtggagggtgggacagacaggtggcgtgtgggacagacaggtggagggtgggacagacaggtggagggtgggacagacaggtggcgtgtgggacagacaggtggagggtgggacagacaggtggcgtgtgggacagacaggtggagggtgggacagacaggtggcgtgtgggacagacaggtggcgtgtgggacagacaggtggagggtgggacagacaggtggcgggtgggacagacaggtggagggtgggacagacaggtggagggtgggacagacaggtggaggggtgggacagacaggtggcgtgtgggacagacaggtggagggtgggacagacaggtggagggtgggacagacaggtggagggtgggacagacaggtggagggtgggacagacaggtggcgtgtgggacagacaggtggagggtgggacagacaggtggagggtgggacagacaggtggcgtgtgggacagacaggtggagggtgggacagacaggtggcgtgtgggacagacaggtggcgtgtgggacagacaggtggcgggtgggacagacaggtggcgtgtgggacagacaggtggagggtgggacagacaggtggagggtgggacagacaggtggagggtgggacagacaggtggcgtgtgggacagacaggtggcgtgtgggacagacaggtggagggtgggacagacaggtggcgtgtgggacagacaggtggagggtgggacagacaggtggagggtgggacagacaggtggagggtgggacagacaggtggcgtgtgggacagacaggtggagggtgggacagacaggtggcgggtgggacagacaggtggagggtgggacagacaggtggcgtgtgggacagacaggtggagggtgggacagacaggtggcgtgtgggacagacaggtggagggtgggacagacaggtggcgtgtgggacagacaggtggagggtgggacagacaggtggagggtgggacagacaggtggcgtgtgggacagacaggtggagggtgggacagacaggtggcgtgtgggacagacaggtggagggtgggacagacaggtggagggtgggacagacaggtggagggtgggacagacaggtggcgtgtgggacagacaggtggagggtgggacagacaggtggcgtgtgggacagacaggtggagggtgggacagacaggtggcgtgtgggacagacaggtggagggtgggacagacaggtggcgtgtgggacagacaggtggagggtgggacagacaggtggcgtgtgggacagacaggtggagggtgggacagacaggtggcgggtgggacagacaggtggagggtgggacagacaggtggcgtgtgggacagacaggtggagggtgggacagacaggtggagggtgggacagacaggtggcgtgtgggacagacaggtggagggtgggacagacaggtggagggtgggacagacaggtggcgtgtgggacagacaggtggagggggggacagacaggtggagggtgggacagacaggtggagggtgggacagacaggtggcgtgtgggacagacaggtggagggtgggacagacaggtggcgtgtgggacagacaggtggagggtgggacagacaggtggcgtgtgggacagacaggtggagggtgggacagacaggtggcgtgtgggacagacaggtggagggtgggacagacaggtggcgtgtgggacagacaggtggagggtgggacagacaggtggcgtgtgggacagacaggtggagggtgggacagacaggtggcgtgtgggacagacaggtggagggtgggacagacaggtggcgtgtgggacagacaggtggagggtgggacagacaggtggcgtgtgggacagacaggtggagggtgggacagacaggtggcgtgtgggacagacaggtggagggtgggacagacaggtggcgtgtgggacagacaggtggagggtgggacagacaggtggagggtgggacagacaggtggcgtgtgggacagacaggtggcgtgtgggacagacaggtggcgtgtgggacagacaggtggagggtgggacagacaggtggcgtgtgggacagacaggtggcgtgtgggacagacaggtggagggtgggacagacaggtggcgtgtgggacagacaggtggagggtgggacagacaggtggcgtgtgggacagacaggtggcgtgtgggacagacaggtggagggtgggacagacaggtggcgtgtgggacagacaggtggagggtgggacagacaggtggagggtgggacagacaggtggagggtgggacagacaggtggcgtgtgggacagacaggtggcgtgtgggacagacaggtggcgtgtgggacagacaggtggagggtgggacagacaggtggaGGGTGGGACAGTGATGGATATAAACAGGTATCAGATTTCCCAGCGAGAAGTCTTCAGACAGCGATCACAGTTTACGTTTGTTGATTTGATGTTTGTTGATTTGATGTTTGTTGATTTGATGTTTGTTGATTTGTCGTCTCCTCAGTCTCTGGAGGATCCGCCCTCAACGTGACGAGCGTCTCAGGTCAGGACGTGAATCTGACCTGTAAATACGACATCAGATACCACGGAGCCCTGTCCGTGTGCTGGGGTCGCGGAGACATCCCAAACTCCGGCTGCAACAACCAGCTCATCGCTTCAGACGGACGTCAGGTGACGTTTGGGGGCGGGGCTTCCAGCAGGTACCGGTTTCTGGGTCGCCTGCAGGACGGAGACGTTTCCCTGACCGTCCTCAACGTCTTAGAGACGGACGCGGGACGATACGGCTGCAGGGTGGAAATCAAGGGGTGGTTCAATGACGAAGCACATCACATCGATCTGAGTGTGCAGAGAGGTGAGGGTTGTTACTTTGAATGAGAACAACAGTAGGTGAGGTGCATCATGGGAGTTGTGGTCTTCAGCTTCTTCCCTTTAGGATTCCTTCACTGCCATAAGTTCAAGAACATCTCAGATCAAGTTTCAGTGAAATCTCAAACAGTTTGAAGTttgagtttttttattttagttggGAAAGAGAAGTTTTACAACAAatctaaaacaacaacaacaaagttaAAATTCCGACAATGAAACGACATCTTTACGATATCGTGAAAGAGGTTACAGTGGAAACCCCAACGAATGAAATAACAAGAACATATAGGAGTGGAAACACAGAAAGATCACAAGTTAAATATCTCTAAAAAGTGGAAGCTGAAGAAATcccaacattttgaaataatgaaaattatatttttttgaaactttttaaaatgtaaaaaaaagtgtaaTTACACAAAATGTGGGTTCTTAATAAATCTgaagaaaacacaaaaaaagtttcacagaaaataaatgtttattgCAGACGTTAAAAATAACAATGTTTCTGTTTCAGCTCCAAAGACGACCACATCGACACCTTTAACCACGACTACAGAGCTGACACACACAGCagaaggtaacacacacacacacacacacacacacacacacacacacacacacacacacacacacacacacacacacacacacacacagcagcagaggtctgcactacgaagccggatgttcgcttagcggctaacttcaggttaactctggatttccggttctctttttagcggctaGATCTCTTATTCTGAACGGCTTCCAAGAGATCGACTGTGCggagttcttcttcttctttgctttaatggcgaatcgcttccGCTTGGAGCAcatcgccacctactgttgatTTATTGAATGTATAAACTGCCCATACTGTTCATGCAGAACAGCGTTCACGTAGGCCTGcacattgatttgatttgtcATGAATGTAACCGTTTCAATAAGGATACATCGATTCCAGGTCGAGGCAGCAACCTGGTGGAACAGCTGATAGCAACAGTGCAGAGTTTAAAGAGCCCGTGAGACGAGGTTCCCGTCACCCAACCCATCACTTTGGGTACATATCGTCCccttgggttagggttaggttaggtaagctttcttaacgctgatGTTCTAGCAGTCAGACTGCTCTGGAGATGGAGGTGATGttctgttcacgttcacacagtcgctgatttttgccggccgtctttcctgcagcggcagcttttctgtatttcctccgcacgctgagctctgattggtcagcaggcggtgctttcgctgagttgatctcttatcttGGAACCTATCCTGATCCTGCATCGGAGCACAGACTAGGTTCcagcatcagttaccatggagatctagcccgctaaaaagagaaccagcttcgtaggaccggaaaccccgagttttccctgaagttagcgctaagagaacatcctgcttcgtagtataccccccagcaggtaacacacacacacaccacacacacacacacacacacacacacacacacacacacacacacacacacacacacacacacacacacacacacagcagcaggtaacacacacacatacacacacacacacacacacacacatacagagaaccaggtaacacacacacacacacacacacacacacacacaaactacaTTATATGTATACAGTTTATCATGCTCTCTTGTTCAGATCGGATGAACTCCACTCAGACCCTCCAGACCAACAGCAGCCTCTCCCCCGAGGTGAGGGACATCCCGGAGGTGAGGATTAACGTCTgattattttattaaataaagtttAATTGATGATACATTTCAGATTACCTTCAGATTACCTTCTGCATGTAAAACGGACACCTGTTCCGTTGTTtaatagctaacgttagcaaaaAAGGTCAGTTAGTTAGAATATTAGTTATCCTTATAGTTATCCTTttagttagggttagggtttagagttagttagttagttagttagttagttaattAGTTAGTtaattagttagttagttagttaattagttagttagttagttagttagttagttaattagttagtta carries:
- the LOC117444282 gene encoding hepatitis A virus cellular receptor 1 homolog isoform X2 — encoded protein: MKLSLLLALLSVSGGSALNVTSVSGQDVNLTCKYDIRYHGALSVCWGRGDIPNSGCNNQLIASDGRQVTFGGGASSRYRFLGRLQDGDVSLTVLNVLETDAGRYGCRVEIKGWFNDEAHHIDLSVQRAPKTTTSTPLTTTTELTHTAEDRMNSTQTLQTNSSLSPEVRDIPEDGSSVFLLSVVFGVLAPLTLVAAVVVLASRRRRLSKNSELQFLGSAASEMQSRGSVVENVYQLEDSGEGVDGSEYEILPGSSAH
- the LOC117444282 gene encoding T-cell immunoglobulin and mucin domain-containing protein 4-like isoform X3; this encodes MIIAQSDASFSGGSALNVTSVSGQDVNLTCKYDIRYHGALSVCWGRGDIPNSGCNNQLIASDGRQVTFGGGASSRYRFLGRLQDGDVSLTVLNVLETDAGRYGCRVEIKGWFNDEAHHIDLSVQRAPKTTTSTPLTTTTELTHTAEDRMNSTQTLQTNSSLSPEVRDIPEDGSSVFLLSVVFGVLAPLTLVAAVVVLASRRRRLSKNSELQFLGSAASEMQSRGSVVENVYQLEDSGEGVDGSEYEILPGSSAH